CACGGGATAGGTGACCATGCACCACGGATCTGCTGGTCCGGTCAGAGGCATGCAAAGTTCGTGTACCGAAGGTATTGGATTCCGGAGTTAGACACCGGGGCGCTGAGTGAAATGTTGGGGAGTATCGCTGCGATGAGAGGAGACGAAGACGAGCACACAAGCATCTTGATGCGCACGCTCGCCTTCATACTCATGGTCCCgaaatcgccgccgccgccgttgacaGTGGACCTGCTGTAGTAGTTGGTGGAGATCTCAATGGCGGCGCCTGTGTCTCCGCCGAAGAATGGGTCGCGGAGGAAGAATCTGCCAGAGCTCTTGTGCCGGTACAGGACCAGATTGCCGAAGCAGGCGCCCGCGCGGCAGCCCTTGGGCGTGGGGAAGCAGCGGCGCACCTTCTTGTTGTCGGCGAGGCTTCGGTACGTGCCGTTGCCGAGGTTGATGCACGGCAAGGCAGGCCGCAGCAATGAGCGCTGGTGCCGCAAGGCGTGGCGCCAATCGCGGCAGACGGCGCCGAAGCTCAGTCGGTCGTTGTGGGATGCGAGGCGGGAGAGGACGAGGCCGGCAACCTCCGGCGGCAGGTCCCGCCAGCATGGCGAGGAAGGACAAGTGTCGCCGTAGGTCGACTTGCCGACGCAGAGACCCATGAGGAGGCGCCGAAGGTCGACGCGACAGCGGCGGCGCCGATCGTTCTGGGGAGGTCTTCCTATCAGAGGTCCGGGAGGATATGGTTTGCTGACCTGTGCGCCGTTGATTCTCCTCTCCATCCAACGTTGTTAACAATTGACCAAATATTACGGGTCATTTTTAACAACCACCTTAACAATAATATATTTGGCCACGCTCTCCGCACCTATCTCTAAAGGCGTGCACGTCTCATCATGCAGGAGTACAACGCTCAACATAtgtatcttttctttttctttttttttttaaaCTGTCACCTGACTTTATTAACATACAGAAGTAGAAGCAGCTAGATCGCTAGCCACCAAAGAAGATACAATGTCATTAGCAGCGTCATGCCAATTCATGCTACCTCCCAGGGACATATGGGCACCATGGTCCTTGGGTAGCCAGGACATGCGCCACTGAGTTACAGACAGGATTACACACATACACTTCAAACTCAATAAAGCTAGTAAAAAGAAGAAATTTTACCTCCCGAAAAAGAACTCTGTTACGAGCAATATCCAATTCATTGGAAAGAAGAGCCAAAGTGAGCACTGTGGAGGCCGTTTCTATGATGATACGCCGAAACCCCGACTTCAGCCGCGAACTCAATCGACAGACAAGCTATCGTCTATGCATGCAAAGCATCCGCCAGGAACTGGATTTGGCCGATACCAAGGCCAATGACATTTCCAGAAGCATCCCTAACATAAAAGCCTCAACGCCAGGTACCATTATCTTTTTGGAACGAGGCATCAATGTTTATCTTTAGGAAGCCATCAGGAAGCTTAGACCAGCGCTCAATAGGGGCAACATCTGAACATGAAGTATACGAAGAAGTTCAGAAAATTATGTAACTTGTACAGCTGTAGAGGATACGATCGCCGCTGCTGAAGGACACCTATTACCATTATTGACCGCATTTCCAGCATTCCACAAATTCCACATCATAAAAATGCTGAAcatgtagggtaacgcagcagaaaacaaaaaatttctgacctacgcaccagcccaggaccactatggagactgcatacatggtttgatctttttcattaccgactcgtagcgtagcgggaagtagagtcgatgacgatcggcggtgcagatcccgcagctaggatttacaacctcccaaccgcgaggatgtataccctcatctgctcctcagacagccctccaggaggcggtcgaacagccccccggacggtgtcgcggacagcccttcgggaggaccttcgaaactcgaacggtcactcggacagcccttcgggaggaccttcgaaactcggacggtcacacggacagcccttcgggaggcactcacgaactaagaccgaaactacgatctctctacagagttgcacacatacggtgtcatctatccggcagggcttcgccgtccagaactagttcctgccggaacccagacagccttacggctctacgaaactcttttcgtgggagggagagaagaagccagataatgcatggcatgtgtatgagagcaagggatgagtgtggagggctgcccctccacctctatttataggaaatcccaagggggtagggtagtttcacaaaaaacccaaaatgcacatgaatgaagtccttccacaaggacctaggagtgaaaccaaggaacaagagggtccccaagggggggataccccatgtggccggccacacccccatgaggggcccaaaaaatggctcctatccatccatgtcatccccaagatcttttggagcaaagccccaaaaggtggctttccataaagtaaccataaagctgattttcactattcacgacgacatttttcagcgtctgatcgaactgcaaatatttatgtgggctaagaatatttccagtacccactaaaatgattttcaacgcattccgaaacaattccggttttagtgattttcatctgcgaaacgcatctgaagtggctccggcagctccggaacatttccggtttttatctcagaaaattccaagaagcttccagaatgattctggcatcctccaagaattatcaggcatgtgccgaaaccaatttgacttaatggtgtatcccgaaacaacttttcggtatcatcgaaacttatccgatgacctctctctgcggtacgattccgctgtccgaaacttttcggtgtccgaaactttttcggtgattttctctcagactccctgtctattattcagcagatagatgacccttaagcgtgtgaccctataggttcggtgaagtatagacatgacccggaaccccttccgatcaatgaccaacatcggagccgtggacacccatattgacccctatacccacacgaataaatattcgagtgaacctccagttgccgtgtgctattcctgttgcttcgcgatatgttacaaatacccgaggtgagacatgttggcattcccgtggatcaacaacttgtccactatgctagttacctcattaccggtattgttctcttttctcgttatcgtgttccggcatccccgtgatcaaatcacaaagtgtctggccagacgatgatggataccgtaacaccgagagggcccagagatatctctccatcgttggaggagcaaatcccaatcttgagctatcaagttacttgacacacttttccatgaacccgtaagcctccgtaatagccacccatttacggatgacgtttaacaaaccccaatgttcatgaagcaagcatgaagaaactcgatactctcatggtctaaggaatcatgcaaacgttaaccatctctgtgttatgtaccaataaacttgtgacgaatgaatctcatagcataacatcatgccgggtcgattcaacacaaatgttctcttaacattatgccctcaaggttggtgacatagacatgcccatgatcaggaaaacataaccatcatgcaacacttgagctagtcttagaggccagactaggaatacattttaccgtttattattccacatgtgcatatgagtcttcctccgagcctcgtggttattgcagactcgagaaccatagcagttatagcatggaacataaacataattatgaactcggagataaataatatcatttattattgcctctagggcgtatCTCCTACAGAACATGGATGTCGCATTCTTCAAGCATAGCAGAGCTTCGACTGATTGTTTTGCATCAGCACAGCTGAGAAACAGACCCCTTACATGCTCCTAGTTAGCTTCCCACCAAAGAGACTTTGAAAATATACATTTGAGGAAGGCATGGCCACCATCCTCGTCGAGGCATTTTCATATCAGGAAAATGGTATCCAGGTCAATTCCAAGAGGTTTACGATTTAACCGGACACGAAAAGTGTTGTGACTCAATGTCCAAAGGAACACTACAGAATTTGCTCTATTCGGTGATAAAAACCCTTCCGGCGAAACTTGAAACATCGTCAAAGATAATTTTCTATGACGGTCCGCCAtcatgaccccccccccccgggttgCGCCCCCTGCAACTTTGGTGATGTTCCGGACTGACTTTTGGCGACGGTATTCGGCCATCATTAGGCATGTGCTTATTCTGCGATGATTTGTAGTGTCGCAGAAAATAATTTGCAAACTTTAGATTTTTTAAGATCTCATTTGTTTATATCAAAATTATCTGTGTGGGGCCAAATCACAAAATATATGCTTGTAATTACACTTGTCGCCTCCACTGTGCGGGCCTACTTGACAGGGACAGAAATAACCCATTAGTAGGAAAAAAAATGGCCCATGGGTTCTAGCCAAGGAACTGATGCCTTCGTCGTGGTGACCAACCGAATAGCATGCCGATGGCGTGGTCACCGCCTAAACTGGATGAAATGGCATCGATTGTCACCATTAAGATTGAAAGTAGACTAGAGATGAGAGAATTCAATGGACAACTTCACAAAATATAAAAATAATACATAATATCAATACAAAATATGCAGAAGTTCATACGTAATTAACATGCATATTTTTAGAACATAACAGAACAACTTGAACTTATTCATCGTCGTCGCTGCCGTCCTCCATGTCGCCGCAGTCCTCCTCCTTGCCGCCATCcgagtcgtcgtcgtcgtcgtcgtcatcccATTCGCTATCGCTACATCTCATCGGCCCTCAGCACTTTGATCGTTCCACTACATTCGGCATATGTCTGGCGGATACTATCTTGTAGTACTCAGAATGTGAGGGACATCATCTTCATTAAATACTTGTTGAATAAGATCTTGGTCGCACTGCCCAGAAATTTGGTCCATCGTATCAGAAACCTTCTGAAGTAAAATCTAGACTCTAACTGTACTAGGTCTTGTAGTACTCCCTCTTGGTACCCATGGATCTTCCCAGATATTAATGTTTTGGCCATCCCCTATACGCCAGATCAAGCCTTGTTTGGGAAGATCATGACCTTTCAGAATACTCCTCCAAGTGTAAGAGTTGCCATTCTTCGGCATGACTTTCAAGAAATCCACGTGTGGAAAGTATCTCGCCTTGAGAAGTTGAGCCCATAGGGACGCTGGATTTAGAAGGATCCTCCAGGATTGCCCATCTAGCATATAAATATTAAAGGAATAGAGATCCCTGAAACCTATACCCTCATCCTTCTTCGGCTTAGATAATTTGTCCCAAGCAACCCAATATAATTTATTTTCTTCATCCATTTGACTCCACCAAAACGACATACCACAGAAGAGATATCCTCGCAAATCCCTTTGGTGATGtaaaagcatgacaaaacataaGTTGGGATCTCCTGAGCCAGCACCTTAATATAAATTTATTTTCCGGCTTTAGAAAGTGCTCTCGCTTTCCAACCTTAGATTCTGGCCCAAATTTTCCCTTTAAGATACTGGAAAATTCTTGATTTGGATTTTCATATATGAACTGGGAGCCCTAGGTTCCTCTCGTTTTGTCCCTTGCCATAAATATCCTTTGATCAACACGTACAGCCGCATCCCGCAGGCACATCATGCTGCAGCTTCTTGTGAGCTTAAGGATCAATAAATTGAGCCCATATTGCAGCAGGTTGCAACCGATTTATTATGGAGGAATGGAAGTTGTGTGTCGAACGCAAACTGGCTGCGGATTCTATTAATCGACACTAGACCTATATGTTACATTATTTCTTTACAGTTCCTCCGATCCAAATTATTTTAAGTTAGAGCTTTGCAGTAAATCATACATTATTTTTGTGGTGAATCACACTTCTTTATATTTCACCAAATCCATAGAAAATGTATCAATACCTTATCTCCGCCATTGGTTGCTTTGAGATGAGGGTTGGGAAATGCTAATTTATATTCCAATATGTTTTTTTCAATGGCCTTAATGAACCGATTTATCGGATGTCCCCGAAGGGACCAACAAATGATTTAGCATTGTAGATGGAGGCTTAGTCAAACTTAAAAGTTTTCACTTAGGACAAACccagaacttcaaataattaatATGGAACAAAGGGATTATATTCTTAGCAGCCAATTATTTGATTAAGTTATAGTTGGCCGACGCAAGGAAAGTATTGATCAAAATAGATGGCCCGAGATTAAATAAATGTAAACAAGCAATACCATGGTAAAACAATTAATGATACAAATATGGCGTAGCATTCCTAGTTTTTCACCTAAAATGTGAAATAGAAAAAATTGCATCGAAGTTCTCTGGACAGTCTTCTTAAACTCCCATGTTGCATGTGTGTCAAAACATCCAACAAAGAAGCTACAAGTGCATTATTTAGTTTTGCCGATATATTTTCTATAACTGAACTGAGATATACGACTGGTCAAGGGGTTAAGAGCCAGTTATTTTGGCGGTTTCAAAATAAGCCTCCTCCTCCCAAGCTTTTCTTATAAGCCACATCTCACATTTATTGTGGCTTCTAAATTAGTTATGGGATAAGTAATTTAGATGCTTTCAAATATAAGGGGCAGCTTGTTTTTTTTGAGCCACCTAAAAGAAATGGTCCTAAATAATGGCATAGAGCAAACTCTACATGACTATGTATACACAGGAAGGAAGTCAGACATGGTTCACGACAATGCGGGCAATCAAATTAATTATTGAAGCCATATGAAAAAATGTATTTCCTATAAATAACTCTACAATAGACAACAGCGCCTTGAATTGCTTTAGGAAAATTGACATTTCAGTACATAAATAAAAGATTATTATAATGGCCATCGGTTCAACAGTGGATTCTATAGTGATGTGTGTGTCCATCGATCAATCCATTTAAAAAAATCTTTCGATTGTTACCCAGAGGAGAAGAACCATTCTGACCTGGGAAATTTTTCTGGACTGTGACCTGTACGAAGAGCAATTAAATTGGTCTTTTTGCTCTTCATGTCAGACACACAATAGCTAGGGATGCCATTGCCGAACTTTCGGCAATCAGAGCACCCGCATTTGGCAGCAACGTCCGACTATGCCAATTTCCATGCAAATGACCAGGCATTACCGAAGAGAAACACAAGGTTCCTTCCTCGAAATA
This sequence is a window from Aegilops tauschii subsp. strangulata cultivar AL8/78 chromosome 7, Aet v6.0, whole genome shotgun sequence. Protein-coding genes within it:
- the LOC141027606 gene encoding uncharacterized protein — its product is MERRINGAQVSKPYPPGPLIGRPPQNDRRRRCRVDLRRLLMGLCVGKSTYGDTCPSSPCWRDLPPEVAGLVLSRLASHNDRLSFGAVCRDWRHALRHQRSLLRPALPCINLGNGTYRSLADNKKVRRCFPTPKGCRAGACFGNLVLYRHKSSGRFFLRDPFFGGDTGAAIEISTNYYSRSTVNGGGGDFGTMSMKASVRIKMLVCSSSSPLIAAILPNISLSAPVSNSGIQYLRSEELFCHESFVANRENHQQMHQPLINHVIKKQRDMYASYYLVVSSDDQKLLMVRWRRSSTDVFVLNLCVFEADFDKGHWLEVRDLGEQVLFVGRNCSRAFAAGRASSEHHDQIFQGGNRVFILGTEWKRAWPLIEAASCDPHNLSYCVYDMISGETSLV